A portion of the Vicinamibacteria bacterium genome contains these proteins:
- the pyrF gene encoding orotidine-5'-phosphate decarboxylase, which translates to MTPRERLIVALDLPGREEALALVGRLAGRAGMFKVGSRLFTAAGPDLVRELLARGEKVFLDLKYHDIPDVVGAAVGEAARLGVSLLDVHALGGPAMIEAAAGALPALGTRLLAVTILTSHDQPDLDQVGIGGPLTESVRRLALLAKASGVDGVVASPHEAALLREACGPQFLIVTPGIRPAGARAGDQARAATPGAALAAGADYLVVGRPITEAPDPSAALEAIVREMEAV; encoded by the coding sequence ATGACGCCCCGGGAGCGCCTGATCGTGGCCCTGGACCTGCCCGGCCGCGAGGAGGCGCTCGCCCTCGTCGGCCGCCTGGCCGGCCGGGCGGGGATGTTCAAGGTCGGAAGCCGGCTCTTCACCGCGGCGGGGCCGGACCTCGTGCGCGAGCTTTTGGCCCGGGGCGAGAAGGTCTTTTTGGACCTCAAGTACCACGACATCCCCGACGTCGTGGGCGCCGCCGTGGGCGAGGCCGCCCGCTTGGGGGTGTCGCTCCTGGACGTCCACGCCCTCGGCGGCCCGGCCATGATCGAGGCGGCGGCGGGGGCTCTGCCCGCCCTCGGCACGCGCCTTCTGGCCGTGACCATCCTGACCAGCCACGACCAGCCGGACCTGGACCAGGTCGGGATCGGGGGGCCGCTCACGGAGTCGGTGCGGCGCCTCGCTCTGCTGGCCAAGGCCTCCGGAGTGGACGGTGTGGTGGCCTCGCCCCACGAGGCCGCTCTCCTCCGCGAGGCGTGCGGTCCCCAATTCCTGATCGTGACCCCGGGCATCCGGCCGGCGGGGGCGCGGGCCGGCGACCAGGCGCGCGCCGCCACCCCCGGCGCCGCCCTGGCCGCGGGAGCGGACTACCTCGTGGTGGGCCGGCCCATCACCGAGGCCCCGGATCCGTCCGCCGCGCTCGAGGCCATCGTCCGGGAGATGGAAGCGGTTTGA
- a CDS encoding FTR1 family protein, which yields MKLKFNFIMSLVLLASGLLAACAGAPAAPQAPAADGGDGQRLVALLDYISGDYRRAVRGRQVLVVSEYEEQIRFAGEARGLARGLLGPSSSPDDPLLTGLAEVEAQVRAKAEPEAVAEVCRSAREQAVARFSLRTMPVERPSLPRAQRLYAESCTPCHGAQGNADTERARSFNPPPARFRDPSRLGEMSPYRIYNALTFGVPGTAMASFDSLSPADRWSLAFYVFRLGHEGERAGAPVAMTLADMAGRSDLEIAAGLKAEKHPDPDGALVYLRREAAFTEAPAGVGIDRTREMARQAVRLYTQGRAREADRLALDAYLQGFEPLEMRLRARDAAGTLQVETGFRDLRASMVQGETADRVRARGQALDGRLAWLGEGGRRPLVPLAAGFLIYFREGVEAALLVGALLAGLRRLGRPEAARYLHAGWLLALPAGVVTWWVFDRAISLGSSQRELMEALVALLAAAVLFSVSFWMISKAESRHWMGYLKQKLEAGLSRRSLLVLSGLAFLAVYREAAETILFTQALLLESELHRAEVWTGALLGLLAVVVAAVLMNRTVLRLPLGPFFAVSSLLLCGLAISFAGTGIYQLVATGYLTPRPVPFPEVPWMGIHPDLTGLLVQLTILLIIAGAGLLTLLRRPLAQSGGHAA from the coding sequence ATGAAATTGAAATTCAATTTCATTATGTCCCTCGTCCTCCTGGCCAGCGGCCTCCTGGCCGCTTGCGCGGGGGCGCCCGCGGCCCCCCAAGCGCCCGCCGCGGACGGGGGCGACGGCCAGCGCCTGGTCGCTCTCCTCGACTACATCAGCGGCGACTACCGGCGCGCGGTCCGCGGCCGGCAGGTCCTGGTGGTGAGCGAGTACGAGGAGCAGATCCGGTTCGCGGGCGAGGCCCGCGGACTGGCTCGCGGCCTCCTGGGCCCCTCCTCCTCCCCGGACGATCCCCTCCTGACCGGGCTCGCCGAGGTGGAGGCCCAGGTCCGGGCGAAGGCGGAGCCGGAAGCAGTGGCGGAGGTCTGCCGGTCGGCGCGCGAGCAGGCGGTGGCGCGCTTCAGCCTCCGCACCATGCCCGTCGAGCGGCCCTCCCTCCCCCGCGCCCAGCGCCTCTACGCCGAGTCCTGCACCCCCTGCCACGGCGCGCAGGGGAACGCCGACACCGAGCGGGCCCGTTCCTTCAACCCTCCCCCCGCGCGCTTCCGCGACCCCTCCCGCCTGGGCGAGATGTCTCCCTACCGGATCTACAACGCGCTCACCTTCGGCGTCCCCGGCACGGCCATGGCCTCCTTCGACAGCCTGTCCCCCGCCGACCGCTGGAGCCTGGCCTTCTACGTCTTCCGGCTGGGGCACGAGGGCGAGAGGGCGGGAGCCCCCGTGGCCATGACCCTGGCCGACATGGCCGGCCGCTCCGACCTCGAGATCGCCGCCGGCCTTAAGGCCGAGAAGCACCCCGACCCCGACGGTGCGCTCGTCTACCTGCGGCGCGAGGCGGCCTTCACGGAGGCGCCGGCGGGGGTCGGGATCGACCGCACGCGGGAGATGGCCCGGCAGGCGGTGCGCCTGTACACCCAGGGGCGGGCGCGCGAGGCGGACCGCCTGGCCCTCGACGCCTACCTGCAGGGCTTCGAGCCGCTGGAGATGCGCCTGCGGGCCCGGGACGCCGCGGGCACGCTCCAGGTGGAGACCGGCTTCCGCGACCTTAGGGCCTCGATGGTTCAGGGGGAGACCGCCGATCGTGTGCGGGCCCGGGGCCAGGCCCTGGATGGCCGGCTGGCCTGGCTGGGGGAGGGAGGGCGGCGGCCCCTCGTCCCCCTGGCCGCGGGCTTCCTGATCTACTTCCGGGAGGGCGTCGAGGCCGCGCTCCTCGTGGGCGCTCTCCTGGCCGGCCTCAGGCGCCTCGGCCGCCCCGAGGCCGCGCGGTACCTCCACGCGGGCTGGCTTCTGGCCCTGCCCGCGGGCGTGGTCACCTGGTGGGTCTTCGACCGCGCCATCTCCCTGGGCTCGAGCCAGCGCGAGCTGATGGAGGCGCTCGTCGCCCTCCTGGCCGCGGCCGTGCTCTTCTCGGTGAGCTTCTGGATGATCTCCAAGGCGGAGTCCCGCCACTGGATGGGCTACCTCAAGCAGAAGCTCGAGGCGGGGCTCTCCCGCCGCAGCCTCCTCGTCCTCTCCGGCCTGGCTTTCCTAGCCGTCTATCGGGAGGCCGCCGAGACCATCCTCTTCACTCAGGCCCTGCTCCTGGAGTCGGAGCTCCATCGGGCCGAGGTCTGGACGGGGGCGCTTCTGGGCCTCCTGGCGGTGGTGGTGGCGGCCGTCCTCATGAACCGCACCGTCCTGCGTCTGCCCCTCGGTCCCTTCTTCGCGGTCTCCAGCCTCCTCCTCTGCGGCCTCGCCATCTCCTTCGCGGGGACGGGCATCTACCAGCTGGTGGCGACGGGCTACCTGACCCCGCGCCCGGTGCCCTTCCCGGAGGTGCCCTGGATGGGCATCCATCCCGACCTGACCGGCCTGCTCGTTCAGCTCACGATCCTCCTCATCATCGCGGGGGCGGGGCTCCTCACCCTCCTGCGGCGGCCCCTGGCCCAGTCCGGCGGTCACGCCGCCTGA
- a CDS encoding dihydroorotate dehydrogenase electron transfer subunit: MPADEPAPLLAREPLEGAYVLLTFRHAETARAARAGQFVMIKAGTSPELPLRRPFSVMSVDRARQTFTLFLKAVGPGSRALAGLRVGEVAQCLGPLGRSFPPPGAGEEALLVAGGYGIAPFRLFCEELGTGPRARVFYGGRTGHDLQLRDRFADLKVPLLPATEDGSVGHRGRVTSALEAYLDGRPGPVRLYACGPPAMLQAVASLAGERGLEASVSLDPWMGCGLGTCLSCVVWTQEREEPRPHYRCACTEGPVFDAKTVVWPGEVTSLARRRPERSPA; the protein is encoded by the coding sequence ATGCCCGCCGACGAGCCCGCTCCTCTCCTCGCCCGCGAGCCGCTGGAGGGCGCCTACGTGCTCCTCACCTTCCGGCACGCGGAGACGGCCCGCGCCGCCCGCGCTGGCCAGTTCGTGATGATCAAGGCGGGCACGAGCCCCGAGCTTCCCCTCCGCAGGCCCTTCTCGGTCATGAGCGTGGACCGCGCGCGGCAAACCTTCACCCTCTTCCTGAAGGCGGTGGGGCCGGGGAGCCGGGCCCTGGCCGGCCTGCGCGTGGGGGAGGTGGCCCAGTGCCTGGGACCCCTGGGCCGATCGTTCCCGCCCCCGGGCGCGGGGGAGGAGGCCTTGCTCGTGGCCGGCGGCTACGGGATCGCCCCCTTCCGCCTCTTCTGCGAAGAGCTCGGCACCGGCCCCCGGGCCCGCGTGTTCTACGGCGGCCGCACCGGTCACGATCTGCAACTGCGCGACCGCTTCGCGGACCTCAAGGTGCCGCTCCTGCCCGCCACCGAGGACGGGAGCGTCGGCCACCGCGGGCGGGTCACCTCCGCGCTCGAGGCCTACCTGGACGGGCGGCCAGGCCCGGTGCGGCTCTACGCCTGCGGCCCCCCCGCGATGCTCCAGGCGGTGGCGAGCTTGGCCGGCGAGCGGGGCCTCGAGGCCTCGGTGAGCCTCGATCCCTGGATGGGCTGCGGCCTCGGCACCTGCCTGAGCTGCGTGGTCTGGACCCAGGAGCGGGAAGAGCCGCGGCCCCACTACCGCTGCGCCTGCACCGAGGGCCCGGTCTTCGACGCCAAAACCGTGGTCTGGCCGGGAGAGGTGACGTCGCTCGCCCGGCGGCGGCCGGAGAGGTCCCCCGCGTGA
- a CDS encoding glutaredoxin family protein, whose translation MSPPTLTLLGRPDCRLCHEMRAVAERVLLEPARVVERDVREDPELEKLYRLEIPVLLWGEREVVRHRVTEAELRGRLQELGFGRP comes from the coding sequence GTGTCCCCGCCCACCCTCACCCTGCTCGGCAGACCGGACTGCCGTCTCTGCCATGAGATGCGGGCGGTGGCGGAGCGGGTGCTCCTCGAGCCCGCCCGGGTCGTAGAGCGGGACGTCCGCGAGGACCCCGAGCTCGAGAAGCTCTACCGGCTGGAGATTCCGGTGCTGCTTTGGGGAGAGCGGGAGGTCGTCCGGCACCGCGTGACGGAGGCCGAGCTCCGCGGGCGGCTGCAGGAGCTCGGCTTCGGCCGCCCCTGA
- a CDS encoding dihydroorotate dehydrogenase — protein MNLSVEIAGLRLKNPLIAASGTFGYGVEYEGILDLSRLGGLVSKGLYLEPRDGCPPPRIVETPSGLLNAIGLQGVGVRAFVRDVLPRLLVHDTAIFVNVCGDTVEEYAEVARILEDAPGVAGLEINISCPNVKKGGMAFGGDPRMTHEVVAAVRKATLRPVIPKLSPNVADITVFARAAAEAGADALSCINTLLGLAIDVETARPALAFGTGGLSGPAIRPLAVRMAWQAARAVKIPVIGVGGIASARDALEFLIAGCRAVQVGTANFVNVGIYDRILADLGHYLERHGRTDINEVVATLSYPDSAPAPPRSE, from the coding sequence GTGAACCTCTCCGTCGAGATCGCGGGCCTGCGTCTCAAGAACCCCTTGATCGCCGCCTCCGGCACGTTCGGGTACGGGGTCGAGTACGAGGGGATCTTGGATTTGTCCCGTCTCGGCGGCCTCGTCTCCAAGGGGCTCTACCTCGAGCCCCGCGACGGCTGCCCCCCCCCGCGCATCGTGGAGACGCCGTCGGGGCTCCTGAACGCGATCGGCCTCCAGGGGGTGGGCGTCCGGGCCTTCGTGCGAGACGTCCTGCCCCGCCTCCTCGTCCACGACACCGCAATCTTCGTGAACGTCTGCGGCGACACCGTCGAGGAATACGCGGAGGTAGCGCGTATCCTGGAAGACGCGCCGGGGGTGGCCGGGCTCGAGATCAACATCTCCTGCCCCAACGTCAAGAAGGGGGGGATGGCCTTTGGTGGCGATCCCCGCATGACCCATGAGGTGGTGGCGGCGGTGCGCAAAGCCACCCTCCGGCCCGTGATCCCGAAGCTCTCGCCCAACGTGGCCGACATCACCGTCTTCGCGCGGGCGGCCGCGGAGGCGGGCGCGGATGCCCTCTCCTGCATCAACACCCTCCTGGGCCTGGCCATCGACGTGGAGACCGCGAGGCCCGCCCTCGCCTTCGGCACCGGGGGCCTCTCGGGTCCCGCAATCCGGCCCCTGGCCGTGCGGATGGCCTGGCAAGCGGCCCGCGCGGTCAAGATCCCCGTCATCGGCGTGGGGGGGATCGCGTCCGCCCGCGACGCGCTCGAGTTCCTGATCGCGGGCTGCCGGGCCGTTCAGGTGGGGACCGCGAACTTCGTCAACGTGGGCATCTACGATCGGATCCTCGCCGACCTCGGCCACTACCTGGAGCGGCACGGACGGACGGACATCAATGAGGTCGTGGCCACCCTCTCCTATCCCGATTCGGCCCCGGCGCCCCCGAGAAGCGAATGA
- a CDS encoding alkaline phosphatase family protein, translating to MFRRTLGSAAAAAAILAADLVALTLFLNPGIRLRGEALALLVSFFLPYLVVGTAGLALLALLFHALLGGSRPSPPLLSGLPFFPGLAFLALSAAAALYWMNLLSYRHSIPVEFLRGLFASGLAVSAALLVLLAVGVDLFLFPRRGRGFSAALVVLAPSAAVILPLALRPLPAAEARPLPLATETITPTRRVLLVGVDGLGPDVVASGVTKGNLPAFARILKRGAGGPLATLRPTEGPPVWTTILTGRLPRDHGVKSFATYRVLGSTTTYELLPKGALVRLLERVGLVSTRPVTSTARKRRALWNALNAFGIPTGIVRIWGTYPPERVQGFMLSPYFHLLRDDPVRAADTLYPRDLIAEVKSRSVPAGDVDEALLSEFVEPPLRSGGDDLPWRRDLVERALAPDLTYRRAGSVLRAAYDPPFFATYFYGLDVVGHAFLRYAHPESFGDVRAQETRRYGRVLDRYQALLSQWVGETEKQLRPGEILVVVSGYGMEPVPLWRRLLDGATGGSGMSGTHAGAPDGFLMAVGDGVRPGAVLGSASVLDVAPTLLYLIGLPVARDMEGRVLTEIVDEDFAQAHPVTFIPSYESLAITPITAGGSLDDLPPLPEESP from the coding sequence ATGTTCCGGCGAACCCTGGGCAGCGCGGCCGCGGCGGCCGCGATCCTGGCCGCGGACCTGGTCGCGCTCACCCTCTTCCTGAACCCGGGGATCCGGCTGCGCGGGGAGGCCCTGGCCCTCCTGGTCTCCTTCTTCCTCCCCTACCTCGTGGTCGGCACCGCGGGCCTCGCGCTCCTCGCTCTCCTTTTCCACGCGCTCTTGGGGGGTTCCCGCCCCTCCCCACCCCTGCTCTCGGGGCTCCCCTTTTTCCCCGGGCTCGCTTTCCTGGCCCTCTCCGCCGCGGCCGCCCTCTATTGGATGAACCTGCTCAGCTACCGCCACTCGATCCCGGTGGAGTTCCTCCGTGGCCTCTTCGCGTCCGGCCTGGCCGTCTCCGCCGCCCTCCTGGTCCTTCTCGCGGTGGGCGTGGACCTGTTTCTCTTCCCCCGCCGGGGCCGCGGCTTCTCCGCCGCCCTCGTCGTCCTCGCCCCCTCCGCGGCCGTGATCCTTCCCCTGGCCCTGCGTCCCCTCCCCGCGGCCGAGGCCCGCCCCCTCCCCCTGGCCACGGAGACCATCACTCCCACGCGGCGGGTCCTCCTCGTGGGTGTGGACGGCCTCGGCCCGGACGTGGTCGCTTCGGGCGTGACCAAGGGCAACCTGCCCGCGTTCGCGCGCATCCTGAAGAGAGGGGCGGGGGGGCCCCTCGCCACCCTGCGCCCCACGGAAGGGCCGCCCGTCTGGACCACCATACTCACCGGGCGCCTGCCCCGCGACCATGGGGTGAAGAGCTTCGCCACCTACCGGGTGCTCGGCTCCACCACCACCTACGAGCTCCTGCCCAAGGGGGCTCTGGTCCGGCTCCTGGAGCGGGTGGGGCTCGTTTCCACCCGGCCCGTGACCTCCACCGCCCGCAAGCGGCGGGCCCTGTGGAACGCGCTCAACGCCTTCGGCATCCCCACCGGGATCGTTCGCATCTGGGGCACCTACCCGCCGGAGCGCGTGCAGGGGTTCATGCTCTCCCCCTACTTCCACCTGCTCCGCGACGATCCGGTCCGGGCCGCCGACACCCTCTACCCCCGCGACCTGATCGCGGAGGTCAAGTCCCGCTCCGTGCCCGCGGGGGACGTGGACGAGGCCCTGCTCTCCGAGTTCGTCGAGCCCCCCCTGCGTTCCGGGGGGGACGACCTTCCCTGGCGGCGGGACCTGGTGGAGCGGGCCCTGGCTCCGGACCTCACCTACCGGCGGGCGGGCTCCGTCCTCAGGGCCGCCTACGACCCCCCCTTCTTTGCCACCTACTTCTACGGCCTGGACGTGGTCGGCCACGCCTTCCTGCGCTATGCCCATCCCGAGAGCTTCGGCGACGTGCGTGCCCAAGAGACGCGGCGCTACGGGCGGGTCCTCGACCGCTATCAGGCCCTGCTCAGCCAATGGGTGGGGGAGACGGAGAAGCAGCTGCGCCCGGGGGAGATCCTGGTGGTCGTGTCCGGCTATGGCATGGAGCCCGTCCCCCTCTGGCGGCGGCTCCTGGATGGGGCGACCGGCGGCTCCGGCATGAGCGGGACCCACGCGGGCGCGCCGGACGGGTTCCTGATGGCGGTGGGGGACGGAGTGCGACCGGGCGCCGTGCTGGGCAGCGCCTCCGTCCTCGACGTGGCACCCACCCTCCTCTACTTGATCGGGTTGCCCGTGGCCCGCGACATGGAGGGGCGGGTCCTGACCGAGATCGTCGACGAGGACTTCGCCCAGGCCCACCCCGTCACCTTCATCCCCAGCTACGAGAGCCTCGCCATCACCCCCATCACGGCCGGGGGCAGCCTCGACGACCTTCCGCCCCTGCCCGAGGAGAGCCCCTGA